AGGGGAAATCAAAAGACCCGGCGCCGCCGGGCCTGTGGAGTGCCTTTTCGCGGGGGACTAGGTCCTTCTGGGAGGCCAGATTGAAGTAGGCTTCTTGCCCTCGTTTTCCATCTCGTCCATAAGCTCGTCGCTGAAGGTGAGGAGGTCAACGGGATTCTCCATCCTGTCGTCGATCTTTTCCTTCTGGTCCTTCTCGTTGTTCTGCTCATCGGGCTGGTTTACCTGGTCGGTGGGATTGTTCCACATATCGGCGTAGTTATGGAAGTTCGATGAGCCGTTTGCGAGGGCATAAAGGCTTGAGAGAACGCCAGAAAGGCCGCTGCCGCCACCGGAAGCGCCACCGTCACCGGCTGAACCGGCTGCCGCCGCGCCGCCGAAGCCGCCGAACCCTCCTGCTGCTGAGCCTCCCGCCATTCCTACTGACATTGTCTTGTTCTCCCCGCACTTTTTATCTTCTCTACCTCAACTATACCATGAGGGGGAGAACTCATGTAAGAATCAAATATGTTAACTTGTGAAAAATATGTAACAATTATATGAACAAATTGTAAATCTTTTCCAGGTGGCATATCTCTTTTAAAGCCTGCCTCAGGGGGAACTGAGACGGAATTTCCTGGAATATTCCTTCCCTTTCGAGATTATTTCATCCTCGCCAGGTACAATCCCATCTCTCATGAGGATCTTTCCATCGCATACCACGGTGTCAACGGCAGCGCTCGAGGCTGAATAGGCGATATCGGAGAATATGTTGTGCCCCGGCGTCATATCGGCCCTGTGGTCATCGAGAAGGATAAGATCGCCGAGAGAGCCCTCATCAAGCACGCCGGCTTTAAGGCCGAAGGCTTTTGCGCCCGACTCTGTCGCCATGGTGAAAGCCTCTTTCGCGGGGAGGATGCAGCAGTCACTGGAATGGAATTTCTGGAGAAGGCAGGCAAACTTCATGCTCTCCATCATATCGAGGTTATTATTGGAGGAACAGCCGTCAGTTCCAAGCGACACCGTCACCCCTGCCTTTTTCAGCTTCCCGTAGGGCATTGCGCTCCCCACGGCAAGCTTCATGTTCGAGACCGGGTTGTGGGCAACTTTCACGCCATGCTCGCTCATGAGGCTGATCTCGTAATCATTGACCCAGACGGCATGGGCTATTATGGTGCGCGGCGTGAGAAGCCCCAGGGAGTGGAGGTATTCAACAGGGCGCTTCCCATGGGCGTTGAGGCAGTCAATCACCTCTTTTTCCGTCTCGGAGAGATGGATGTGGACCATGAGGCTGTTTTTTTCTGAGAAGTCGGCGCACCAGCGGAGGCTCTCCTCTGAAACAGTGTAGATTGCATGGGGGCCGAGAACGCAGAGTATCTTCGGGTCAAGCGTCGTGCTCATGGCAAGGAATTCCTCATTCAGACGGAACTGCTCACGGGCTTTCAATGTGTCGCCCATGTCAATCATCACTATCGAGAGAGCTGCCCGGAGGCCCATTTCCGTCACCGCCCTGGCAGTGCCCTGCCAGAACCAGTACATGTCATTGAAAAAAGTGGTGCCGCTCTTTATCATCTCAAGGCATGCGAGCCTGGCGCCCCAGTAAACGTCTTCTTCAGAGAGACGGGCCTCGGCGGGCCAGATCTTTTTTTCCAGCCATTCCTGGAGGAACATATCATCGGCGTAGCCTCTTAAAAGGGTCATTGCCGCGTGGGTATGGGTGTTGAAGAATGAAGGGAGGGCAATCTTGCCCTGCGCATCAAGCACTTCATCTGCATCAAAGCTCTGCAGGGTCCCGATCTTTGAAATCAGCCCCTCTTTGAGGTAAATATCCTGCGTGGTGCCGTTAACGGCGGCATTCCTTATCAGAAGGCTCACGGTGACAATCTCCTTTTTCTGTTATCATATGGTTCCATCAGGACCGCAACTTTCCTTCTCCCGGCTCCCCCGGTGACAGGAGGAATGTGGGGCAAAAGGGAGAAGGTACTCATGAACTCCTCGATATATATACCTTTCCAGGGGCTTCAGAAGGGGTTCACAGTCAGGCAAATCTAATCACAAGGAGGAACAGGATGGCAGACGTTTTTGACATTATTCTTCTTCTCGCGCTCCCGGCCTCGGGAAAGTCGGAAACAAGGACATTCATCGCCGCTCAGGAGGAGAAGGCCAAGAAAGAGATCTTTCACCTGGGAAAGGATGCGCAGATGGATGACTTCCTCTATGTGCACCTTATGAGATGCATTGACGTGGAACTGAAGAAGGCCGGGGGAGACTATGTCTTCTTTCACGCTCCTGACAAGACCTTCAAGGAAGCCGTCTCCTGGGGCGTCCTCACCCTTCTTCTCAGCGACGACTATGAGCAGCTTATCGATAAGCATGGCGTCATAGACACAAAAGTTGAAGATCTCTACAGGAGAATCGATGACGCGAGGGCAAGGCTCAATGCGAAGCCAATCTTTTACAGCAGCGGCAAGCCCCTTATTGACGAGGACAAGCTCCGCAGGGTGGCTGACGCCCTGAGGGAAGAATACAGGAAGATGCAGGAAGAGCGGGAGACCCAGATACCCAAGGACATGACGGGCGCAACGCTCATCATTGAGTTTGCCCGTGGTGGCGCCGAAGGCTCGTCAATGCCCCTTTCCTACGGCTATGAATACAACCTGAAGCTTCTTACCCCCAAGATACTTGAGAAGGCGGCCATACTCTACGTGTGGGTCACCCCGGAGGAGTCCCGCAGAAAGAACAGGGAGAGGGAGGATCCCAACGACCCCGGGAGCATCCTGGCCCATGGAGTCCCCGAAGAGGTGATGCGCAAGGAATATGGCTGTGACGACATTGAGCACCTCATGGGCAAGTCTGACCAGGAAGGCTTTATCAAGGTGGAGCGCCCGGAAAGGTCCTATTACCTGCCGATCCAGCGCTTTGACAACAGGAAGGACAAGACCTCCTTTGTGAGGAGCAATGTCTGGAAGGATGAGGACAGCAAAGCCCTTTATGACGGCCTGAGCGAGGCCTGCATAAAGCTTTATGAGAAATACCGCTCACAGGTGCACCCTGTCTGAGGAAGGAAAGCCTTCCTGTGGAGCTGGTAAAGATCTTAGTGGGATTTCTCGGGGCGCTTTTCGTGGGCTTCGGCATATCGCTTTTTGAAAGAGCCCGCGAGGTGGCAGGCGTTTCACGGGAGTATTTCAGGCTCGCCGTGGAGTCCGTAATAAATCTCAATGACAGAAAAGAGCGGAGGGTCCGTGTAAAAGGCACGGTAAAGCCCTCCGCTTCTCTTCTGGCGGGGCCTTTTACCGGCAAGGAGTGCGTATACTGCAAATACAGAGTGCTCACGAGGCGCTCCTTCCTTCCGTCAACACAGACTGTGGAAGGGAAAGAGGAGACGGTCTTCATGGTGGAAGATCCCACTGGCGCCGTTCTCGTTGAGCCTTTCGGGGGAAGGTTCATCATAAGGCATGACACTCTGAGCGAAGACGATCTCTCTGCTGACTCCGCTGCGAGGCTCAGGGATCTTATGGAAAAAAAAGCAATGCGCAAAGGGAGCTCCCTGACCATCATAGAGGAGCACCTGGAGCCTGAAGAGCCGGTGACGGTCCTTGGCACGTACTGTCCATCAGCAGGAGACGGCAGGGGGAGCATCGGCCTCTCAAGGAAATCCCCCCTTATAGTCGTGAGGTGCTCCGACGAGGCCTTCGCCCTTCTTCACCGCCGGGCCTGGTCAAGGCTCCTGCTGCTGGGGCTCTGCTTTCTCGCCGCCGGCCTTTTCAACCTTTACCTCCTCTTTTTCTTCCGATGAGGAGGAGTTTTCCCCTTTTGGCTGCAGCGGGCTTTTCTGAGGCCTTTCCCCGCGCGGGGCAAGGAGAAGTAAGAGGAGGCCCGTCAATGATGTCGCCACCGTGATGAGAATTCCCTTTTTGAAGAGTGTCGGCCTGAAGGAGAGGACCACGCGGTGGCTTCCTTTTCCCAGCGCCACTGCCTGGAAGGCGTAATTGGCCTTCAATACTTCAGCGGGCCTGCCGTCAACGGCTGCTTCCCACCCGGGGTAGAAGACCTGGGATATGAAGAGAATTGACTTCTCACTGCAGTGAGCAGTGATAGTAACAATGTCGGGAGCGTATTCCTCAATGGAAGTCCCTGTCCCCTCCTCTGCTGCCGGGGTATCAGCTGAAAAATGAGGCTCATGCTCAAGACAGGCGGTCTCTTCAGGACTGAAGTCCTTCGAAGAGACGCGGTTCAATATGGCTTCACGGGAATCCACCCTGAAACCCTTCACGAGATATGCCCTGGGGAGCGCCGCCAGATTCTCATAAATGACAACCCTGTCACGCAGGACCTCCCTGAGTGTGCTGTCAGGCCCGGGGAGGGGCTTTTCAAGAATGAAGTAGCGCACGTTGAGCATTGAAAAGACGGGCGACTGATAGCCTGTCATCTTCACCACGTTGCCGAATATGACCCTTTCCTGAGCCCTGAAGCCTGACTCGACGGTGCTCATCAGCTGCTGAAACCATGAGGGGTAGAGTGACTGGCCGCCGCCGGCGTCATCTATGGAAAAAACCTGGAAAAGATTGTTCGGATCGGGAGACGCAAGGTTCAGCACGCGGAAAGGGCCCTGCTGCGCCATGAGATACCTGAGAGGAGGAGTGGGCTCAGGGGCCTTTCTTTCCGTGACGGGGATATATAGAATTCCTGAGAGGCCGAGATCCGCCATCACGAGGAACAATGCCAGGTGTGATGCGAGTTTCACCTGAAGCGAGCCTCTCTGGAAGGCGCGGAGCACAAGCGCCCCTGCCGCGAGGATAATGGCGGGAAGGAACAGCCAGAGGTTCATTGGGCTGTAATAAGAGGCGATGGCTTTCATATATTCAAGGTACATCTCGGGGCCTCTCCCGCAGGTGAAGGAATACTGCACGCGGGGGAATCCCCATTTCAGGAGCGGGATGAAGAGGCCAGGGATGGCCTGGAAGAGGAGCACTGTGGCGAAGCATATGCCGTAGAAGGCCAGGAGGATTATCACGGTGGAGGTGACGGGCTTCCGTGCCTCCTTTTCTTCGAAATAACGGTGAAAACCTGAGGCGGCGAGTATGCAGAGGCAGAAGAGAGCAAGATATATGAACCTTCCCGGGATCATTTTGTTAAAGAGGGGAAGGAAGGTAAAGACAGGGTAGTAAAAGATGGTGCAGCCGGCCCACAGAAGGGCGCAGAGGGCCGCGAAGGCGAAGAAAAGACGCTCCCTTGCCCTGCATGACAGGATACCTGCTACGGCGAAGGGGATGGAGAGGATCCCGATATACCAGCAGGTCTCATGGTACATCATGGAGCCCCTGGCGAAGAAGTGGAGGCCCAGGGCGGGGTTTCCCAGCGCCTGGGGGCAGAGAAAGGTGAGGAGAAAGGTCCAGAGGGGCGCCGAGTAAAGCTGGAAGACCTCATTCCACGTGAAGGCTTCACGCTGGGTGTACCTGAGCATCTCCACGGAGAGGAGGGTCTGTACCGCCGAGACCCCGAAGGCGAAAAGGCCTGTAAGCAGAAAGGAGAGGGCGCATCTTCTCAGGCTCGTGGAGCCGGTGAAGACCATGAAGAGGCCGTAGGCGAAGAAAAAGAGGGCGAAGTAGAGGGAATACTGGAGAAGGGCCACGAGCTGGTAGACTCCCAGGATCATCCCCGTGATGACGGCGTACCGTGCCTTCTGCTCCATGATGCTTTTCCTGAAGAAGAGAAAGGCCAGGGGGAAATAGGCGTTCACGTTGGCGATGTCACCGTACTCGAGCCATCCCGTCGCCAGGCCTGAAAACATCCATATCACCGCGGCAAGGAGCGAGGCGCAGGGTGAGCACTGGAAGCTTCGCGCCAGGAAAAACATGGCGATGCCGGCGACGAGCGTGTGAATAAAGATGAGGAGGCCGTGGGCCTTTTCCACGGGGAGGAGGCGGTGGGCAAGCATCTTGACGGGGTAGAACAGGCCGGCCCTTGCGTCGGGCACGACGGGAAAGCCGCACATGGAGTGGGGGTTCCAGAGCCA
The Candidatus Eremiobacterota bacterium genome window above contains:
- a CDS encoding YfhO family protein, giving the protein MSHRLRTGIYLAAIALLAVLFFSDFIFGGKAYLATGLISNDPVFGGMLPDEKWNYQLGDIIAYGYPADFFYNRMCHQGRTWLWNPHSMCGFPVVPDARAGLFYPVKMLAHRLLPVEKAHGLLIFIHTLVAGIAMFFLARSFQCSPCASLLAAVIWMFSGLATGWLEYGDIANVNAYFPLAFLFFRKSIMEQKARYAVITGMILGVYQLVALLQYSLYFALFFFAYGLFMVFTGSTSLRRCALSFLLTGLFAFGVSAVQTLLSVEMLRYTQREAFTWNEVFQLYSAPLWTFLLTFLCPQALGNPALGLHFFARGSMMYHETCWYIGILSIPFAVAGILSCRARERLFFAFAALCALLWAGCTIFYYPVFTFLPLFNKMIPGRFIYLALFCLCILAASGFHRYFEEKEARKPVTSTVIILLAFYGICFATVLLFQAIPGLFIPLLKWGFPRVQYSFTCGRGPEMYLEYMKAIASYYSPMNLWLFLPAIILAAGALVLRAFQRGSLQVKLASHLALFLVMADLGLSGILYIPVTERKAPEPTPPLRYLMAQQGPFRVLNLASPDPNNLFQVFSIDDAGGGQSLYPSWFQQLMSTVESGFRAQERVIFGNVVKMTGYQSPVFSMLNVRYFILEKPLPGPDSTLREVLRDRVVIYENLAALPRAYLVKGFRVDSREAILNRVSSKDFSPEETACLEHEPHFSADTPAAEEGTGTSIEEYAPDIVTITAHCSEKSILFISQVFYPGWEAAVDGRPAEVLKANYAFQAVALGKGSHRVVLSFRPTLFKKGILITVATSLTGLLLLLLAPRGERPQKSPLQPKGENSSSSEEKEEVKVEKAGGEKAEPQQQEP
- a CDS encoding amidohydrolase, whose protein sequence is MSLLIRNAAVNGTTQDIYLKEGLISKIGTLQSFDADEVLDAQGKIALPSFFNTHTHAAMTLLRGYADDMFLQEWLEKKIWPAEARLSEEDVYWGARLACLEMIKSGTTFFNDMYWFWQGTARAVTEMGLRAALSIVMIDMGDTLKAREQFRLNEEFLAMSTTLDPKILCVLGPHAIYTVSEESLRWCADFSEKNSLMVHIHLSETEKEVIDCLNAHGKRPVEYLHSLGLLTPRTIIAHAVWVNDYEISLMSEHGVKVAHNPVSNMKLAVGSAMPYGKLKKAGVTVSLGTDGCSSNNNLDMMESMKFACLLQKFHSSDCCILPAKEAFTMATESGAKAFGLKAGVLDEGSLGDLILLDDHRADMTPGHNIFSDIAYSASSAAVDTVVCDGKILMRDGIVPGEDEIISKGKEYSRKFRLSSP